The nucleotide window CAGATCGTGGCCGAGTGAATCGAGGTCGCAGATCGGATAGCCGACCAACTGACCCGGGCCGTGCCAGGTGATGTCGCCGCCGCGTGCCACGTCGAACACCTCGAGCCCGCGCTCCGCGAGCGCCGCCTCGGGCACGCGCAGCTTGAGATCGCGCGCCGATCGGCCCACCGTCAGCACCGGCGGATGATCCGGGAACAGCAACCAATCGGCGCGCTCGCCGCGCTCGCGGCCTTCGACGCGGGCGCGGACCATGGCCTCCTGCAGTCGCAGGCCGTCGCGATAGGAGGTCGGTCCCAATGCCACGGCGTTCAGCGTCGCCATGCGAAGCTCCCGATCAGGCCACGAACCACAGCAGCTCCGGCTGCTCGAGCAGCGAGCAGACGCGGCGCAGGAACTTGACGGCCAGCTCGCCGTCCACCACCCGATGGTCGAATCCGATCGAGGCGTTCATCATCGGGCGAATCACGATCTGGCCATTCTTGACCACCGGCCGCTCGACGATCTTGTGGACGCCCATGATCGCCACCTCGGGCACGTTGATCACCGGCGACGAATTGGTCGCGCCGTAGACGCCGGCGTTGGTGATGCTGAACGTGCCGTCCTGGATCTCGTCGGGCTTCAGCCGATCGGCGCGGGCGCGCGCCGCGATGTCGTTCACTTCGGCCGCGATCTGCGCCAGATTCTTGCGATCGCAATCCTTGATGTTGGGAACGATCAGCCCCTTTTCATCCCGTCCCACAGCGATGCCGATGTTGTAATAGTGCTTGAGGATCATGGCGTCGCCCTGCGGCGACACCATGCCGTTCATCCACGGGTACTCCTTCAACGCCAGCGTCGCGGCCTTGATGAAGAACGGCATGTAGGTGAGCT belongs to Candidatus Sulfotelmatobacter sp. and includes:
- the lipB gene encoding lipoyl(octanoyl) transferase LipB codes for the protein MATLNAVALGPTSYRDGLRLQEAMVRARVEGRERGERADWLLFPDHPPVLTVGRSARDLKLRVPEAALAERGLEVFDVARGGDITWHGPGQLVGYPICDLDSLGHDLHRFLRELEQVMLDLAARWNIEARRVAGRTGIWAGGDKLASIGVAVRRWVTYHGFALNVCPDLSDFE